The DNA segment CCCTCCAGTCCAGGGAGCGCATCGACTGGGAGCTGTCGCAGAACCAGCTGGCGCTCACCGGCGCGGCCGGGGTGCGCACCTCGCTCTTCCGTCCGCCGTACTCCTCCTTCTCCGCCGCCATGGACAACAAGTCCTGGCCGGTCACCGAGTACATCGGCAGCCTCGGGTACATCACCGTTGTCAACAACACCGACAGCGAGGACTGGCAGCGGCCCGGGGCCGACGAGATCATCCGCCGTGCCACGCCCGAGGACGGCGAGGGCGCCATCGTCCTGATGCACGACTCCGGTGGCGACCGCAGCCAGACCGTCGCGGCGCTGGACAGGTTCCTGCCCGATCTGAAGGAGCGGGGCTACGAGTTCGACAACCTCACCGAGGCCCTGGACGCGCCCGGCGCGATGACCCCGGTGACCGGCGCCGAACTGTGGAAGGGCAAGGCGTGGATCTTCCTGGTCCAGGCCTCCGAGAAGATCACCGGCGGCCTGGTGGTGGGCCTGGCGGTCATCGGCACCCTGGTCATCGCCCGCTTCGTGCTGATGCTCCTTCTCTCCGCCGTCCACGCCCGCCGGGTCCGCCGCAAGGACTTCAGCTGGGGTCCGCCGGTCACCGAACCGGTGACGGTGCTGGTCCCGGCCTACAACGAGGCCAAGTGCATCGAGAACACCGTCCGTTCCCTGATGGACAGCGACCACCCCGTCGAGGTCCTGGTCATCGACGACGGTTCCAGCGACGGAACGGCCCGCATCGTCGAGGCCATGGGCCTGCCCAACGTCCGGGTGATCCGCCAGCTCAACGCGGGCAAACCGGCCGCCCTCAACCGGGGCCTGGCCAACGCCCGGTACGACATCGTCGTGATGATGGACGGCGACACGGTCTTCGAGCCGTCCACCGTCCGCGAACTCGTCCAGCCCTTCGGCGACCCGAGGGTGGGAGCCGTGGCGGGCAACGCGAAGGTCGGCAACAAGGACAGCCTCATCGGCGCCTGGCAGCACATCGAGTACGTGATGGGCTTCAACCTGGACCGCCGCATGTACGACGTCCTCGGCTGCATGCCGACGATCCCGGGTGCCGTCGGCGCCTTCCGCCGCTCGGCACTCGTGCCGATCGGCGGCATGAGCGACGACACGCTCGCCGAGGACACCGACGTCACCATGGCGCTGCACCGCGCCGGCTGGCGCGTGGTCTACGCCGAGAACGCCCGGGCCTGGACCGAGGCCCCGGAGACGGTCCAGCAGCTGTGGTCCCAGCGCTACCGCTGGTCGTACGGCACCATGCAGGCCATCTGGAAGCACCGCCGCTCCGTGATCGAGAAGGGCCCCTCGGGCCGCTTCGGCCGCGTGGGCCTGCCCTTCGTCTCCCTGTTCATGATCGTGGCCCCGCTGCTGGCCCCCCTGATCGACGTCTTCCTGCTCTACGGCCTCGTCTTCGGCCCGACCGAGAAGACGATCGTGGCGTGGCTGGGCGTCCTGGCCATCCAGGCGGCCTGCGCGGCCTTCGCCTTCCGGCTCGACCGCGAACGCATGACCCATCTCGTCTCGCTGCCGCTGCAGCAGATCCTCTACCGCCAGCTC comes from the Streptomyces sp. KMM 9044 genome and includes:
- a CDS encoding polysaccharide deacetylase family protein translates to MASHSRRPGSATRARGGSRRRRLPLRLLLPLLVLVALAAMLMLRGYTHSEILADHRVQPPAATDRVPKKILEGGPVIDAREGRAETLSVPDRRLVLTFDDGPDPVWTPRVLDVLKKHDAHAVFFVTGTMASRHPDLVQRMVDEGHELGLHTFNHPDLSLQSRERIDWELSQNQLALTGAAGVRTSLFRPPYSSFSAAMDNKSWPVTEYIGSLGYITVVNNTDSEDWQRPGADEIIRRATPEDGEGAIVLMHDSGGDRSQTVAALDRFLPDLKERGYEFDNLTEALDAPGAMTPVTGAELWKGKAWIFLVQASEKITGGLVVGLAVIGTLVIARFVLMLLLSAVHARRVRRKDFSWGPPVTEPVTVLVPAYNEAKCIENTVRSLMDSDHPVEVLVIDDGSSDGTARIVEAMGLPNVRVIRQLNAGKPAALNRGLANARYDIVVMMDGDTVFEPSTVRELVQPFGDPRVGAVAGNAKVGNKDSLIGAWQHIEYVMGFNLDRRMYDVLGCMPTIPGAVGAFRRSALVPIGGMSDDTLAEDTDVTMALHRAGWRVVYAENARAWTEAPETVQQLWSQRYRWSYGTMQAIWKHRRSVIEKGPSGRFGRVGLPFVSLFMIVAPLLAPLIDVFLLYGLVFGPTEKTIVAWLGVLAIQAACAAFAFRLDRERMTHLVSLPLQQILYRQLMYVVLLQSWITALTGGRLRWQKLRRTGVVEAPGGSVPRQNARTDDDRRPVA